One window of the Terriglobia bacterium genome contains the following:
- the argR gene encoding arginine repressor: protein MSKRTRQNSLLEIIQQQPYRNQEELRRALVRRGFDVTQATLSRDIHELGLVKTSEGYALQEGDQSAEPALPPAIRLVREFVQEVREAQNLLVLKTAPGSAQPVAAALDAEGWVEVVGTVAGDDTILIISQSRKTAQKMAARIRTMLS, encoded by the coding sequence ATGTCAAAACGAACCCGTCAGAACTCGCTACTGGAGATCATTCAACAGCAGCCCTATCGTAACCAGGAAGAGTTGCGCCGGGCGCTGGTGCGTCGTGGTTTCGACGTCACCCAGGCGACGCTCTCTCGCGACATTCACGAACTGGGCCTGGTAAAGACCTCGGAAGGCTACGCCTTGCAGGAAGGCGATCAGTCGGCGGAGCCCGCATTGCCGCCGGCCATTCGTCTCGTGCGCGAATTCGTGCAGGAGGTTCGCGAAGCCCAAAACCTGCTTGTTCTGAAAACCGCTCCCGGATCAGCGCAGCCTGTCGCCGCCGCACTCGATGCCGAAGGTTGGGTGGAAGTGGTCGGAACAGTCGCAGGCGACGACACGATTCTCATCATTTCACAGAGCCGCAAGACCGCGCAGAAAATGGCCGCGCGCATCCGCACGATGCTTAGCTAG
- a CDS encoding chemotaxis protein CheW — protein sequence MNTVEESGTRQEGPIGGELLQLVSFHVGDEEFGLDILRVQEIIRIQPLTRVPNLPDYIDGVFNLRGKVIPVIGLRKRLGLDKQSANKHTRIVVVDVHSQTLGFVVDSVSEVLRIHSDTVEPTPRLGKLERDYISGVGKLDSRLLLLIDLERLMSDAEFEKITRKLM from the coding sequence ATGAACACAGTCGAGGAAAGCGGTACGCGCCAGGAAGGCCCCATCGGCGGAGAACTGTTGCAGTTGGTAAGTTTCCATGTCGGGGATGAAGAGTTTGGACTGGATATCCTGCGAGTGCAGGAGATTATCCGAATCCAGCCGCTAACACGGGTGCCCAACCTGCCGGACTACATCGACGGGGTATTCAATCTGCGGGGCAAAGTCATCCCCGTAATCGGTTTACGAAAGCGTCTGGGACTGGATAAGCAGTCCGCGAACAAGCACACCCGCATCGTCGTAGTCGACGTCCACAGCCAAACGTTGGGGTTTGTCGTTGACTCCGTCTCGGAGGTACTGCGCATCCACAGCGACACGGTGGAACCGACGCCGCGGTTGGGCAAGTTGGAACGCGACTACATCTCCGGAGTCGGGAAGCTCGATTCGCGCCTGCTCCTGCTGATTGATCTCGAGCGGCTGATGAGTGATGCGGAGTTCGAGAAGATCACGCGGAAACTGATGTAG
- a CDS encoding methyl-accepting chemotaxis protein — MTNLVKTIRAKLMIAIGALALVAAGLAAFGIYEVNEFNNRINFVTLVVSKRNVYANRGYEAFLAYYRFQKNQILETDPTAKQRWEEQQAAAETDLNAALGEWEKVASEEGKREVSSIRSGFADFKRENDRILALSRAKQEGKARELSNGEANRIADRLRVAFDEGRKLTEDAMQQQATETDVLYAQTRNWMVGITLLALGACGVLAYFIVTHVVKGIALVVDRIKDVAQGEGDLTKRIEVQNDDELGELSRWFNTFMDKLQQIIIQVAQSTEHIASAAEEISSTATQTSRSAITQKDQTTQVATAMQEMSSTVLQVSENASKAAESARRAGETARSGGAIVSETVDVIQNLANSTRNTSAKIEELGKSSDQIGQIIGVIDDIADQTNLLALNAAIEAARAGEQGRGFAVVADEVRKLAERTTQATKEIAQMIKTIQEETARAVEAMEASTSVVEHGVESATKAGNSLKEIIQSSEQVNDMITHIATASTEQSTATQQVNANMEQISSLVQESAMGAEQSAKACTDLSDLALDLQKLVGRFKLGNESTMRVQQRNVRRTRRPDAEMPVQHDFTEQTSLRVQ; from the coding sequence ATGACGAATTTAGTGAAGACAATTCGAGCCAAACTGATGATTGCAATTGGCGCACTGGCACTAGTCGCGGCAGGTCTGGCGGCATTTGGCATTTACGAGGTCAACGAATTCAATAACCGGATCAACTTCGTGACGCTGGTTGTCAGCAAGCGCAACGTTTATGCCAATCGTGGTTACGAAGCATTCCTCGCATACTACCGTTTCCAGAAGAACCAAATTCTCGAAACGGATCCTACCGCCAAGCAGAGATGGGAAGAACAGCAGGCAGCCGCCGAAACCGACCTCAATGCAGCATTGGGCGAGTGGGAGAAAGTCGCTTCTGAGGAGGGCAAGCGGGAAGTGTCATCCATTCGCTCAGGGTTTGCGGATTTCAAGCGTGAGAACGATCGCATCCTTGCGCTCAGCCGTGCGAAGCAGGAAGGAAAAGCTCGCGAACTTTCAAACGGGGAAGCGAACAGGATCGCGGATAGACTCCGCGTGGCATTCGATGAAGGTCGAAAGTTAACTGAAGACGCCATGCAGCAGCAGGCAACAGAAACGGACGTCCTCTACGCCCAAACACGTAATTGGATGGTCGGTATCACCTTGCTGGCGCTTGGTGCCTGTGGTGTCCTCGCCTACTTCATCGTTACCCACGTCGTGAAAGGAATCGCGCTCGTTGTCGACCGCATCAAGGACGTGGCCCAGGGCGAAGGCGACCTGACCAAGCGTATCGAGGTACAGAACGACGATGAACTTGGCGAATTGAGCCGCTGGTTCAATACCTTCATGGACAAACTTCAGCAGATCATCATCCAGGTGGCGCAGAGCACCGAACACATTGCCAGTGCGGCGGAAGAGATCTCGTCTACGGCGACGCAGACTTCGCGCTCCGCCATCACGCAAAAAGATCAGACTACGCAGGTCGCGACGGCCATGCAGGAGATGTCCTCGACCGTGCTGCAGGTCAGCGAAAACGCCAGCAAGGCTGCCGAGAGCGCGCGCCGTGCCGGTGAAACGGCACGTTCCGGCGGCGCCATCGTCAGCGAGACGGTCGATGTCATTCAAAACCTCGCCAATTCCACGCGGAACACGTCTGCGAAGATTGAAGAACTGGGCAAGAGTTCCGATCAGATCGGCCAGATCATCGGCGTGATCGACGACATCGCTGACCAAACCAACCTTCTCGCGCTGAATGCCGCCATTGAAGCAGCCCGCGCAGGTGAGCAGGGTCGCGGATTCGCGGTGGTCGCAGACGAAGTTCGCAAGCTGGCTGAGCGCACCACGCAAGCCACCAAAGAAATCGCGCAGATGATCAAGACGATCCAGGAAGAGACGGCCCGTGCGGTTGAGGCCATGGAGGCGAGCACTTCGGTCGTAGAACACGGCGTCGAGAGCGCGACCAAGGCCGGAAATTCGCTGAAAGAGATTATCCAGTCTTCAGAGCAGGTGAACGACATGATTACGCATATCGCAACCGCCTCGACCGAGCAATCCACCGCCACGCAGCAGGTAAACGCCAACATGGAACAGATCTCCAGCCTGGTGCAGGAGTCCGCGATGGGGGCGGAGCAATCGGCCAAAGCATGCACCGACCTCTCCGACCTTGCACTCGATCTGCAGAAGCTGGTGGGCCGCTTCAAGTTGGGCAACGAAAGCACAATGCGCGTCCAGCAGCGCAATGTCCGGCGCACAAGGAGGCCTGACGCCGAAATGCCAGTGCAGCATGACTTCACCGAACAAACATCCTTGAGAGTCCAGTGA
- a CDS encoding twin-arginine translocase TatA/TatE family subunit, protein MGDIGIPELLLIFGIALLIFGPRKIGELGKGLGEGIRHFKAGLREPSEEPAAPVASAPIAAPTPDEKH, encoded by the coding sequence ATGGGTGATATTGGCATCCCAGAATTACTTTTGATCTTTGGTATCGCGTTGCTGATTTTTGGGCCCAGGAAGATCGGCGAACTTGGAAAGGGACTAGGCGAAGGCATTCGCCACTTCAAAGCAGGATTGCGTGAGCCCTCGGAAGAGCCCGCTGCTCCAGTCGCTTCGGCGCCCATCGCCGCTCCGACTCCCGATGAGAAGCACTAA
- a CDS encoding 2-oxoacid:acceptor oxidoreductase family protein has protein sequence MQQLQQLTEIRVAGFGGQGVIMAASVIGKATSIVDGQYATMTQNFGPEARGGACSAQVILSGTPVLYPYVTHPDVLVVMSQEAYNKFAPELKPGGIMLIEQELVRVQDLGKHVKVYGIPATRLAEQCGKRMVLNIVMVGFFGAVTGLISRESLRKAVEDSVPAAFREMNQKAFDVGYEHGLKHLKQGELRADELQEEVEVRE, from the coding sequence ATGCAGCAATTGCAGCAACTGACAGAAATCCGAGTAGCAGGATTTGGCGGCCAGGGCGTCATCATGGCGGCCAGCGTGATCGGCAAGGCAACCTCGATCGTCGACGGCCAGTACGCCACCATGACCCAGAACTTCGGGCCGGAAGCGCGCGGCGGAGCCTGCAGCGCGCAGGTCATCCTATCCGGCACGCCTGTTCTCTACCCCTACGTTACGCATCCCGACGTCCTCGTGGTGATGTCGCAGGAGGCTTACAACAAGTTCGCGCCGGAACTCAAACCGGGTGGGATCATGCTGATCGAGCAGGAACTCGTCCGCGTCCAGGATCTAGGCAAGCACGTGAAAGTCTACGGGATTCCAGCAACGCGCCTTGCAGAGCAATGCGGCAAGCGCATGGTACTCAACATCGTCATGGTCGGGTTCTTCGGAGCGGTTACCGGTCTGATCTCGCGCGAGTCGTTGAGAAAAGCGGTCGAGGATTCCGTTCCCGCCGCATTCCGCGAAATGAACCAGAAGGCATTCGATGTAGGCTACGAGCACGGCCTCAAACACCTGAAGCAAGGCGAACTGCGCGCAGACGAATTGCAGGAAGAAGTCGAAGTAAGGGAGTAA
- a CDS encoding 2-oxoacid:ferredoxin oxidoreductase subunit beta: protein MSTVDIQLEPPNPVEEFLRTDRMPHIWCPGCGIGTTVNCFTRALIDSKIDLKKLSIVSGIGCTGRVAGYVNLDSFHTTHGRAIPFATGLKLANPELNVVVYSGDGDLFAIGGNHLIHAARRNVDIKVICVNNLIYAMTGGQTAPTTPGDVITSTSPYGTYDPAFNLPALVEAAGAVFVARWTTFHVVQLAKSMKEMFSKKGFGFIEIISPCPTLYQRRNKMGDGLDAMKFYKQVSKVKHGAPTSEVALTKAGEIIVGKFVDRERPEYSDMMNQHLRHELGDRYIEEAPACSNCSN, encoded by the coding sequence ATGAGCACGGTCGACATTCAACTCGAACCACCTAATCCGGTTGAAGAATTCCTTCGTACCGACCGTATGCCGCACATCTGGTGTCCGGGATGCGGCATCGGCACCACCGTGAACTGCTTCACGCGCGCGCTGATCGACTCCAAGATCGATCTGAAGAAGCTCTCGATCGTCTCCGGAATCGGCTGCACCGGCCGCGTCGCCGGCTACGTGAATTTGGATTCGTTCCATACCACGCACGGCCGCGCGATTCCTTTCGCGACCGGTCTGAAACTGGCGAATCCCGAACTGAACGTTGTCGTGTACAGCGGTGACGGCGACCTGTTCGCGATCGGCGGCAACCATCTTATCCACGCCGCGCGGCGCAACGTCGACATCAAGGTGATCTGCGTTAACAACCTGATCTATGCGATGACCGGCGGCCAAACAGCCCCCACCACGCCCGGTGACGTCATCACTTCGACCTCGCCTTACGGCACCTACGATCCGGCGTTCAACCTTCCGGCACTCGTTGAAGCCGCGGGCGCGGTGTTCGTCGCGCGCTGGACGACGTTCCACGTCGTGCAGTTGGCGAAGTCGATGAAGGAAATGTTCTCGAAGAAGGGCTTCGGTTTCATCGAAATCATTTCGCCCTGCCCGACTCTCTACCAGCGCCGCAACAAGATGGGCGACGGACTCGATGCGATGAAGTTCTACAAGCAGGTAAGCAAGGTGAAGCACGGCGCGCCGACCAGCGAAGTCGCGCTCACCAAGGCGGGCGAAATCATCGTCGGCAAATTCGTGGACCGCGAGCGGCCGGAATATTCCGACATGATGAACCAGCATTTACGACATGAATTGGGCGACCGTTACATCGAGGAGGCACCGGCATGCAGCAATTGCAGCAACTGA
- a CDS encoding 2-oxoacid:acceptor oxidoreductase subunit alpha: MHADPRGVLTGSHFLDGDHAACEGALAAGARFASGYPITPSTEVVERFAQRIPKVGGTFIQMEDELAASITLQGAVWGGAKAFTVTSGPGFSLMMEHIGYAAMTETPCVFIDVQRGGPSTGLPTLPAQADMMQAKWGSHGDYEIIALCPNSPQECFDLTIDAFNLAEKYRVPVFVMMDEVVGHMTEKVVIPPADKIEIEPRHFTKKDTHSFRLYQPCENEVPEMVKAGDGYNIHVTGLTHDERGYPNMTPPMQDTLVKRLKSKITDNVDKICRYEMADIDGAEVVVVSYGITSRVAERAIALARQKGVKVGKLRLITAWPFPENAIRELAPKVKAFVVPELNLGQMVREVERCAGGQARTLLVPHAGGTVHNPEQILNAILEAAR, translated from the coding sequence ATGCACGCTGACCCTCGTGGTGTACTGACCGGTTCTCATTTCCTCGACGGCGATCACGCGGCCTGTGAAGGCGCGCTCGCCGCGGGCGCACGTTTCGCTTCCGGCTATCCGATTACTCCCTCGACCGAGGTCGTCGAGCGCTTCGCGCAACGCATTCCTAAAGTCGGCGGCACATTCATACAGATGGAAGACGAACTCGCCGCCTCGATTACCCTGCAGGGCGCGGTCTGGGGCGGAGCCAAAGCTTTTACCGTCACCTCCGGCCCGGGCTTCTCGCTGATGATGGAACACATCGGCTATGCCGCAATGACCGAGACACCTTGCGTGTTTATCGACGTACAGCGCGGCGGCCCATCCACCGGCCTTCCTACCCTGCCTGCGCAGGCCGACATGATGCAGGCAAAATGGGGATCGCACGGCGACTACGAAATCATTGCGCTGTGCCCGAACTCTCCGCAGGAATGCTTTGACCTGACGATTGATGCGTTCAATCTTGCCGAAAAATACCGCGTGCCGGTGTTCGTGATGATGGACGAGGTCGTCGGTCATATGACCGAAAAGGTTGTGATCCCGCCGGCAGACAAGATCGAAATTGAGCCGCGGCATTTCACCAAGAAAGACACCCATAGCTTCCGGCTTTACCAGCCCTGCGAAAACGAAGTTCCGGAAATGGTGAAAGCCGGTGACGGATACAACATCCACGTCACTGGCCTGACGCACGACGAGCGTGGATATCCCAATATGACGCCGCCCATGCAGGACACCCTTGTAAAGCGCCTGAAATCGAAGATCACCGACAACGTCGACAAGATCTGCCGATACGAAATGGCGGATATCGACGGCGCCGAAGTCGTCGTGGTCAGTTATGGAATCACGTCTCGCGTCGCCGAGCGCGCCATCGCATTGGCCCGCCAGAAGGGTGTGAAGGTCGGGAAACTTCGTCTCATCACGGCTTGGCCGTTCCCCGAGAATGCCATTCGCGAATTGGCGCCAAAGGTAAAAGCGTTCGTGGTACCTGAGTTGAACCTTGGCCAGATGGTTCGCGAGGTCGAACGCTGTGCCGGTGGACAGGCCCGCACGCTCCTCGTTCCGCACGCGGGCGGCACAGTACATAATCCCGAACAAATCCTGAACGCTATCCTGGAGGCAGCACGATGA
- a CDS encoding 4Fe-4S binding protein, translating to MARGSVSIVVERCKACGFCVEFCPTKVLALSSAFNSKGYHPPHVIAADKCSGCDLCGMYCPDFAIHGFRTDKPKAAAASANTPAPSAPAKEADDAR from the coding sequence ATGGCACGAGGTTCCGTGTCGATCGTCGTCGAGCGGTGCAAGGCCTGTGGGTTCTGCGTGGAGTTCTGCCCCACCAAGGTCCTGGCGCTCAGCTCAGCTTTTAATTCCAAGGGATATCACCCGCCGCACGTCATAGCCGCCGACAAGTGCTCCGGTTGCGACTTGTGCGGCATGTACTGCCCGGATTTCGCCATACACGGCTTCCGTACCGACAAGCCCAAAGCAGCCGCAGCGAGCGCGAATACTCCCGCGCCGTCCGCTCCCGCAAAGGAGGCCGACGATGCACGCTGA